The following are encoded together in the Zingiber officinale cultivar Zhangliang chromosome 8A, Zo_v1.1, whole genome shotgun sequence genome:
- the LOC122010993 gene encoding aldehyde oxidase GLOX1-like produces the protein MNNPPICLLGIFFFLLSLSTNLAAPLLHVDDTINGLFGSVSVNIDASTVAPPPMANERRNPNFETTFLGTWKLLRSSSGVSAMHMAITKENKAILFDATNYVPTQMPLPAGNCRPIPNNSAAPEDCWAHAVEYDFVNDLLRPLKVLTNTWCSSGGFAADGTLVQAGGFRDGGVAVRYLETCPTCDWVEYPTALSAPRWYATQQILPDGSFIVVGGRRQFSYEFIPARGQSNPSNYKLRFLVATTDDVENNLYPFLHLSSDGNLFIFANNRSILFDPRSNAILREFPPLPGGSRNYPASAASALLPIRLRGSSAAVQAEVIICGGAAHNAASVAANRQIFLPAIATCSRLVITRPNAAWHTESMPTSRVMGDLLILPTADLLLLNGAKSGTSGWGWGEEPNLEPLIYRPAVKRTPQRSRFQPLTPSTISRMYHSTSAVLPDATVLVAGSNPNPSYNYTAKYPTEFRVERFEPPYLDPALAVHRPKISEGSTPASVSYQQGFSVQFELQGGESGVEAADVKVTMYAQPFTTHGYSMGQRLLVLWVAELTSAGEGRWQVSVTAPSSGAVAPPGYYLTFVVYRGVPSEGVWIQVGGAAGGN, from the exons ATgaataatcctccaatttgtttGCTTggtattttcttctttcttctctccctctcaacTAATCTCGCCGCTCCCTTGTTGCACGTCGATGATACCATTAATGGCTTGTTTGGAAGCGTATCCGTTAATATTGATGCATCAACTGTGGCACCGCCACCGATGGCGAATGAAAGGAGAAATCCTAACTTCGAGACCACGTTCCTGGGCACTTGGAAGCTCCTACGTAGTAGCTCAGGGGTGTCGGCGATGCACATGGCGATCACCAAAGAGAACAAGGCCATCCTATTTGATGCCACAAACTACGTCCCCACCCAAATGCCCTTGCCGGCGGGGAATTGCCGTCCTATCCCTAACAACAGCGCTGCCCCGGAGGACTGCTGGGCTCACGCCGTCGAATACGACTTTGTGAACGATCTACTTCGTCCGCTCAAA GTTTTGACCAACACTTGGTGTTCGTCGGGAGGATTCGCGGCGGACGGGACGCTGGTGCAGGCGGGAGGCTTCCGCGACGGCGGCGTCGCGGTCCGGTACCTCGAAACCTGCCCTACTTGTGACTGGGTCGAGTACCCAACCGCTCTCTCCGCTCCCAGATG GTACGCGACCCAACAAATCCTACCCGACGGCAGTTTCATCGTGGTGGGCGGCCGCCGGCAATTCAGCTACGAGTTCATCCCCGCCCGCGGTCAGTCCAACCCTTCCAACTACAAACTCCGCTTCCTCGTCGCCACCACCGACGACGTCGAGAACAACCTCTATCCGTTTCTCCACCTCTCCTCCGACGGCAACCTCTTCATCTTCGCCAACAACCGCTCCATCCTCTTCGACCCCCGCTCCAACGCCATCCTCCGCGAGTTCCCTCCTCTCCCCGGCGGCTCCCGCAACTACCCGGCCTCGGCCGCTTCCGCCCTCCTCCCCATCCGCCTCCGTGGCTCCTCCGCCGCCGTCCAAGCAGAGGTCATCATCTGCGGCGGAGCCGCCCACAACGCCGCCTCCGTCGCAGCCAACCGCCAGATCTTCCTCCCTGCCATCGCCACCTGCAGCCGGCTGGTCATCACCAGGCCCAACGCCGCGTGGCACACGGAGAGCATGCCCACGTCGCGCGTCATGGGGGACCTCCTCATCCTCCCAACCGCCGACCTCCTCCTTCTCAACGGCGCCAAGAGCGGCACCTCCGGATGGGGCTGGGGCGAGGAGCCCAACCTCGAGCCGCTCATCTACCGTCCGGCAGTCAAGCGAACCCCTCAACGCAGCCGGTTCCAGCCACTGACGCCGTCGACGATCTCCAGGATGTACCATTCGACCAGCGCGGTGCTTCCGGACGCCACCGTGCTCGTCGCCGGAAGCAACCCGAACCCGTCCTACAACTACACGGCCAAGTACCCGACGGAGTTCCGGGTGGAACGGTTCGAGCCGCCGTACCTCGACCCTGCGCTGGCGGTCCACAGGCCGAAGATTTCGGAGGGATCTACTCCGGCGTCGGTGAGTTACCAGCAGGGATTCTCGGTACAGTTCGAGTTGCAGGGGGGTGAGTCGGGTGTGGAGGCGGCGGACGTGAAGGTGACGATGTACGCGCAGCCGTTCACGACGCATGGGTACTCGATGGGGCAAAGGCTGCTCGTGCTGTGGGTGGCGGAATTGACGTCGGCTGGAGAGGGGAGGTGGCAGGTGTCGGTCACGGCGCCTTCCTCGGGGGCCGTGGCGCCGCCGGGGTACTACCTGACGTTCGTGGTGTATCGTGGGGTGCCCAGTGAGGGTGTGTGGATTCAAGTTGGTGGGGCCGCCGGTGGTAAttga
- the LOC122009631 gene encoding casein kinase 1-like protein 4 — MDRIVGGKYKLGRKIGSGSFGEIFLATHVDTFEIVAVKIENSKTKHPQLIYEAKLYNILQGGSGIPNIKWYGVDGEENALVLDLLGPSLEDLFVYCGHKFSLKTVLMLADQMITRIEYVHSKGFLHRDIKPDNFLMGLGRKANQVYIIDFGLAKRYRDSTTNRHIPYRENKNLTGTARYASCNTHLGIEQSRRDDLESLGYVLLYFLRGSLPWQGLKAATKKQKYDKICEKKLSTPIEVLCKSHPVEFASYFHYCHSLTFEQRPDYGFLKRLFRDLFTREGYEFDYIFDWTILKYQQAQRTRSQPRPSLISGGTTSQAIPMNPDRQQVTSFRNIPRVDEVTEHIAPINVGRPIVQMQFKYPADRDKLRVGTSSELPQLSSPSLAFPGPSKKHVNSKQSGPPPDASHVGSSSSWFPTLQRNASAK, encoded by the exons ATGGATCGGATCGTAGGCGGGAAGTACAAGCTAGGGCGCAAGATCGGGAGCGGATCCTTCGGCGAAATCTTTCTAG CGACGCACGTTGACACGTTCGAGATCGTCGCGGTTAAGATC GAGAACAGTAAGACCAAGCACCCACAACTAATTTATGAAGCCAAGCTTTATAATATTCTTCAGGGAGGAA GCGGGATCCCAAATATAAAATGGTATGGTGTTGATGGAGAGGAGAATGCTCTTGTCCTTGATCTGCTGGGTCCAAGCCTTGAAGATCTGTTTGTCTATTGTGGTCACAAGTTCTCGTTAAAGACAGTTCTGATGCTGGCAGATCAGATG ATTACAAGAATAGAATATGTTCACTCAAAAGGTTTTTTACACAGAGACATCAAACCCGATAACTTCCTGATGGGTCTTGGTCGGAAGGCTAATCAG GTGTACATCATCGACTTTGGGCTTGCTAAAAGATATAGGGATTCTACTACCAATCGTCATATTCCATACAG AGAAAACAAAAACCTGACTGGAACTGCTAGGTATGCTAGCTGCAACACCCATCTTGGAATTG AGCAAAGCCGACGGGATGATTTGGAATCTCTTGGTTATGTTCTTCTCTACTTTCTCAGAGGGAG TCTTCCATGGCAAGGTCTAAAGGCTGCCACAAAGAAGCAGAAGTATGATAAAATATGCGAGAAGAAGCTTTCAACTCCAATTGAA GTTTTATGCAAATCCCACCCAGTGGAATTTGCTTCTTACTTTCACTATTGCCATTCTTTAACGTTTGAACAACGACCCGACTATGGATTCTTGAAGCGGCTCTTCCGTGATTTGTTCACTCGTGAAG GCTATGAATTTGATTATATCTTTGACTGGACAATTTTGAAATACCAACAAGCCCAAAGGACAAGATCTCAACCTCGACCATCT CTGATCTCAGGTGGAACAACTAGTCAAGCGATTCCAATGAACCCTGATAGACAACAAG TTACCAGTTTCCGCAACATTCCTCGCGTTGATGAAGTCACGGAGCACATTGCACCTATTAATGTTGGTCGTCCTATTGTTCAAATGCAGTTCAAATATCCAGCTGATAGAGATAAGTTG AGAGTAGGAACAAGTTCTGAACTACCTCAACTATCATCCCCGTCACTTGCTTTCCCTGGTCCTTCAAAGAAACATGTAAATTCTAAACAATCAGGGCCACCACCCGATGCTTCCCATGTTGGCTCCTCCAGCAGTTGGTTTCCTACGCTACAGCGTAATGCTTCGGCAAAATGA